The sequence below is a genomic window from Nitrospira sp..
TGTTGGGCCAAGGCAAACCCGTCTTGCAACGTTTTGGCCTTCCCTCCGGCCACGAGAGCGGGCGCGGCGTTGAGGCACACGATGTCTCGCTTCGGCCCTTTGCGTCCCCGAAAAATATCGCGGGTGATGGCCGCGTTTTCCTCGGCGTGGCCGCCCACCAGCTCCTTCGGGCGGACCCGCGTGAGGCCGAATTCAGAGGGATCGATGGCATAGCTCGACACCACTCCGGCTTTGCCTTCAGAAATTCTCGTCCGGTCGGTGACGGTGATCTCATCCAGTCCGTCCATGCCATGCACGACAAAACAATGCTGCGCCCCTAGATGCAGCAGCACCTTCGCCAGCAACTCCGTCAGCTTCGCGTCGAAGACTCCAACCACTTGGAGCCGTGCGCCGGCCGGATTGGTGAGGGGACCGAGAATATTGAGCAGGGTACGGATACCCAACTCCTGCCGCGGCTGGGCGCACTGTTTCATGGCGCTATGATAGAGCGGAGCAAAGAGAAACCCGATCCCAACTTCATTCACGCAATCGGCAACCCGCTCCGACGGCAGATTGATCGCGACACCCAACGCCGCCAACACATCCGCGCTGCCGGATTTCGACGACACCGATCGGTTGCCGTGTTTGGCCACCGTCAACCCGGCTCCCGCCACCACAAAGGCCGCCGTAGTGGAAATGTTGAACGTGTGGGCGCCATCACCTCCGGTCCCGCAGGTGTCCAGCAGCTGCATATCTCTCACCCGAATTCTGGTCGCACGGGCACGCATCGCCAGCACCGATCCGGCGATTTCTTCGACGGTCTCGCCCTTCATCCGCAGCCCCATCAAATAGGCGGCGATCTGGGCTGGGGTCGCACTCCCGTCCATGATTTCCCCCATGACCGTCTCGGCCTCCGGCTCGGTCAGGTCGGCCCGTTCGGCCAGTTTGTGAATGGCGTCTTTGATCATGGTACGAACCGGTGGCGGGTGTTGCGCCGACCGTTGCGCTACAACTTCAGGAAATTACGCAACAGCTCCTTGCCGGCGGTGGTGAGGATGGATTCCGGATGGAATTGCACGCCTTCGATGCCCAGCGTCTTGTGCCGCATCCCCATGATTTCGCCCTCGGCGGTCTCGGCGCTGATCTCGAAGCACTCGGGCAGGTTCTTCCGGTTCACGATGAGAGAGTGATAGCGGGTCGCTTCAAACGGATTGGGCAAGTCGCGAAAAATCGTGCGCCCGTCATGACGCACCATCGAGGTCTTTCCATGCATCAGCCGTTCAGCGCGGATCACTTCACCGCCAAAGGCGACCGCCAGCGACTGGTGGCCGAGACAGACACCCAGCAGCGGAAGCTTGCCGCCGAAATGCCGGATGGCTTCGACCGAAATACCGGCCTCGTTCGGTGTACAGGGGCCGGGAGAGATTACCAACCGAGCCGGTTTCAGCACCTCGATCTCCGGAATGGAGAGCTTATCATTCCGATACACAACGACCTCTTCCCCCAACTCGCCAAAATATTGAACGAGGTTGTAGGTAAAGGAATCGTAATTGTCGATCATCAACAACATGTGAATGACCCATCGCTCGTCGGTCGCAACTCGTATCTCGACAGGTCGTTGTTCCTGCGTTTCACGTGTGACCGTTCACGTTTCACGCGCTTACTCCAGCCCCTGCTCGGCGAGTTCGATGGCTTTCATCATCGCGCGCGCCTTATTGCACGTTTCTTCATACTCATGTTCGGGAACGGAGTCGGCCACGATGCCTGCGCCGGCTTGGATGTAAGCCTGCCGCCCCTTGATCACCACGGTCCGGATATTGATGCACATGTCCATGTTACCGGAGAAACCGAAATACCCCACCGCACCGGCATAGGGTCCGCGCCGCGTCGGCTCCAACTCTTCGATGATTTCCATGGCTCGGATTTTCGGCGCGCCCGAGACGGTTCCGGCGGGAAAACAGGCGCGCGTGACATCGTACACCGACTTGCCCTTCTCCAACTGCCCCGTCACTTGGGAGACGATGTGCATGACATGGGAATAGCGTTCGACCTGCATTAGTGAATCGACCTTGACGGATCCACGCGCGGCAACCCGTCCCACGTCGTTGCGTCCCAAATCCACGAGCATCACATGTTCGGCCCGCTCTTTTTCATCCGCCAACAGGTTCCGTGCGAGTTCCTGGTCCTCCTCCGGCGTCTTCCCGCGACGGCGGGTCCCCGCAATTGGCCGCAGCGAGATCTGCCCGTCTTCACAACGCACCAGCGTCTCCGGTGAAGAGCCGACCAGTTCCACGCCCCCGACGCGCAAATAATACATGTATGGCGAGGGGTTGATGACGCGCAGAGCGCGGTACAGTTGAAACGGCGTCGTATGAATCTGCGTTTCCCAGCGCTGAGACAACACCGCCTGCACGATGTCGCCCGCGCGGATATATTCCTTGGTCGCCATGACCATCTTTTCGAAGTCGGCCTTGTTCATGTTCGACGTGAACGTGATCGGCTTGCGGCGCCGCTTGACACGTGGCTGCCGCGCCGGCCGCTTCAAGCGGGCAATCATCTTTTCGATCCGGGCCGTTGCATGCCGGTACGCTTCGCGGATATCGCGCTCCTTCGTGGATTCCAGATAGGCGTTGGCGACGACTTTGATCTTCTGCGAGACGTTGTCGAAAATCAGCAAGGTGTCCGTCAGCAGGAAGGCAAAGTCCGGCAGCCCTAGGCTGTCTTTGCGGAGCGACGGCAAGTCTTCGAAGGTGCGCACCATGTCATAGCTGAGATACCCGACAGCCCCGCCGACAAACCGCGGCAAGCCTGGCACCGTCACCGGCCGGTACTCCTCCATCAATTCCCGTAGCCGCTCCAGCGGATTGCCCCGGCTCTGAATACGAAGACGCTTCTTGCCTCGAGTCAAGACCAGGTCGCCCTGTTCCTCATGGATCACCGCCGACGAGCCGCTTCCCAAAAAGGAATACCGAGCCCAATTTTCTCCCCCGGCAACACTCTCCAGCAGATAGGCGGTCGCCCCATGGTCGATCTTGGCGAACGCCGACACCGGCGTCTCATAGTCCGCCAAAATCTCCCGGTACAACGGAATGAGATTTCCGTCAGCCGCCAGGGTCCGAAACTCATCCAAGGTTAATGAATAGTGCTGCTTCGCCATATGGAACCGAATGCTGCGACGCGACCGCCGGGTTATGGCTGACTGACCACTAACTTCTGTCCGACGACGACCGTGTTATTGGTCATGTTGTTCCACTTCCGCAACTGCTCCAGCCCGACGTGATACTTCTGCCCGATGCGATAGAGAGTGTCGCCCGCGCGCACCGTGTGGGTGGTAGCCCCCTCGGCGGCCGCAGCCGGACTCGACGGCTCCAGCGCCGCTTCCGCGCGACTCAAAAAGTCCTTCGTGGAATCTTTGGCCTGGTCGAGGCTCACGTCAGCGGGCACGTCGCCTTTCAAGGCGTCGTCGACCGCGGCGGCAAAATCCTTCTTCTGCGCCTGCGCCGCTTTCTTGGCCTTGGAGGGGATGGTCGTCAGGCGCTTCATATCCTCTTGCGCGTGTTTCTCCAACAGGCTCGCCTCTTTCATGGCCTGCGCCTCTTCCTGGATCTGGGCCGCCTGCTGCCGCACCGCCTCCACCTGGGCGCTGAGTTCGCGATTGCGGGCCTCGTACTCACTCATCTCGCGCCGGCCGCGCTTGACCTCATTATCCAGCTCCGCACTGCGCTTCTCTTCCTGCGCCAGGAGACGCTGAAAGTTCAGGCTGCGAGCCTTCTCCGCTTCGTATTTTTCCGACATCACACAGCCGCTCAACCCCATACTGCACAGGACCAGCAGCCCGAGGGATTGTACTGCCGCGCGTTTCACGTATCCGTCTCGCTCAGTCATCATCTCGCTCCTTCGTTGCGGCCATCTGAATGGACGGCGCGTGACCCTCCGAGTGGAGGAACGCCGCCGAATCCGCTCCCGATTCGTCGCTTGCGAAAGTGGCTAGAATACGGTCCAAGGCAGCGAAAGTCAAAGTGAAATGGGTCTCTGAGGCGTTTGACCCCCTCCCCGCCCCTATGCTACGGTTCGCTCAAGATTGCAGTTCCATCCATTCTATCCAATCACCGGCACGAAAGACCATGGCATCCAGCCCGCAACCGGCCGCCGCGCGCACCCTGTCCATCGAAGGCATCTCCCTGCACCTGGCGCAGCCGATGACGATGGCCCAGGAATGGATCGGCAACCGGGAGATTCTCAAGCAGTTGCTGGCCTGCTGGCTCGTGATTGATGAGCGCGATCTGCCGCTCTCGCCGCGCATTACCGGTCAACCGGGCATCGGCAAAACCACTCTGGCCATGGCAGGCGCGCAGGAGCGCAAGCAAGACCTCTACGTGTTTCAATGCACGGCGGACACCCGTCCCGAAGACCTGTTGATCACGCCAGTGCTGGCGGAATCCGGCACGATCAGTTATCACGCCTCGCCGCTGGTGACTGCGGTGCTGACCGGAAGCATCTGCGTCCTCGACGAGGGCAACCGGATGAATGAAAAAAGCTGGGCCTCTCTCGCTCCGCTGCTGGATCACCGGCGTTGCGTGGAATCGATCATCGCGGGCCTCCTCATCAAGGCACATCCCGACTTCCGCTGTTGTGTCACGATGAATGAAGACGCCTCGACCTATGAAGTGCCCGACTATATCCTGTCGCGGCTTCAACCGACGCTCGGCATGGGTTTTCCCACGCGCGAAGATGAACTGGCCATTCTACGTTATCATCTGCCCTTCGCACCGGCCGACATGCTGGCGCTCACGGTCGAGTTCCTGCAGGAGGCGCATCAACTCAGCCTCGAATATTCCGTACGCGACGGCATCCATCTCCTGCAATATGCCCTGAAGCGCTGCGCCCAGGACCCGGCCCACCCTTTAGCAGCCGATGCCGCCTGGCGGGAATCGCTCATCAAGGTCTTGGGCGAAGAAGCGCTTGATCTGCCGACTCAGTCGCGTAAACGCAAGCGTGCGCTGGGCGATCAGGCCTTGCCTCGCGGACTCGGTGATTTCTTTTTCGAAAGTGACGACCCCCTACACCCCGGCCGATAATGGCATCGCACACGTCCAATTCCGATGACGTCTTCCGCCTCTCGCCACGGATCGAACTGTTTCCACTCCTGCATGGCAGCGGTGACGTCGCCCAGGAAGTCCGTGACCGACTGACCGATCATCGGTTCGACTGCCTGGCCGTGCCGCTCCCGCCGTCCTTCGAACTGCCGCTGGAAGAAGCGGTGATCGATCTCCCCACCATCAGCCTGATCGTGCAACAGGAACAGGCGCCGGAGAACGGCTTGCGGGTGAACTACGTCCCCGTCGATCCCTGCCAGGCCGTCATCATGGGCATCCGCGTAGCCATTGGAGAAGGCATCTACCGGGCGTATATCGACCGGGACACGACGACCTTTGAGCCCCTGCCGTTTGTCTCTCCTGACGCCTATGCCTTGAAACAGTTGCCCTATGCCGCCTTTGCCGCAGCGATCCTGCCGACGCTGACGCCGCCTGGGGAAGGCACCCAACAACAGGTCCGTATTGCCTGGATGGCGTTTCAGCTCCACCAGTTGGAAATGGAGTATGAACGGATCCTCTGTCTCTGCCACTTTGCCGACTGGCCCTGGATCCGCCAGGCCTATCACCAGCGGGCCGACTATCACGAACCGGACGCCGACATGCGCCGGCCCGAGCGATACCTCGTTGATCCGTCCTCGTTGTATTTCGTGTTGGGCGAGCTGCCGTTTCTCACGGAACTGTATGAACGCCGCCGTGCCAGCGTCCATTCAGATCGCCACCTCACCATCGACGGCATCAAAGAACTCCTGATCGAAACCCGGGCGCGCTGGCAAACCGTCCACGATGAGGAGGGCCAAAGCATCCCTACCTGGGTCACCCCGCAACTGCTTCAGTCGTACCTGCAATATGTGCGGAACCATGCGCTGCTGGACCGTCGCCTCACGCCTGACCTCTACACACTCGTGCTCGCCGCCAAACAGATGGCCGGCGACGAATTCGCGATCCGCCTGCTCGAAACCGCCAAGACCTACGCGTACCAGGAGATCGAGCATAGTCACCTGCCGCATCTTTCCGTGGGGCTCGGGCAATTGGCCCTACCGGATGACCAGGTGGCGCAGGCCACGAACCGGCTCCAGGGCGCTCCAGTCGCCTGGCGCTCACTGTCGCTTCGCCCTCGTCCGGCCCGCCGCACCAGCCGCCGCTGGTCCTATCTCTGGAATCCGAATCGACAATGTTCCTGGCCGCCGGAAGATACCAAAATAGAAAGTTTCCACACCCATGTGCGGGAACAGGCGAAGGCGATTATTGGCGCCGATCTGGCCAAGAGCGAGAAGTTTACGACCTCAATGAAAGACGGCCTCGATATCCGGGAAAGCCTGCGCCATTGGCACCAAAGACAACAGTCCGGGCGGCCGAAGCGGCTGGAGCTGTACGTCAAAGAAATTCCTCCCGCGCGGGGAAACGTCGATACGGTGATCTTCCTCTTCGACACGCCCGCCGACCCCGACGAGTACAACTGGCAAGCGACCTGGTACGCCGAACATGCGCAGGAATCGACACTGTGCTTTTACGCCACCCCGTTTCTGGAGAACATGGTGGCGCCGGGCATTGGTCAGTCGCGTTACGGCGGCGCGCTGTTCATCTTTCCGCCTCGTGCGATTCCCGACATCTGGACCGACGAGGCCCTGGGGTTCGCCAAGACGCTGGAGGAGCGATTGATCGCCGCCGGCGCTGTGCACTCCAGGGAAACACACCTCGCGTTGGTGACGCCGGTGGCGCCGAAAGCACGCTGGCGGCAGATCGCCAAACAGTTCGGCCGCCGGCTGGTGCCGATTCCGCTCAGCCGCTTTTCAGGTCAGATGATCGATCGTCTACGGCGATTTCATGTGTTGAACGGCCAGGAGATTCGCAGTTTTGCCGCGCAATTCATCCGTGAGTAACCAGACCATGCCTCTATCCCACGTCGAACAGCGTCTTGCCGCGCTCCGTCAGGAGATCCGGCATCACGACTACCTGTATTACACGAAAGATCGCCCCGAGATTTCCGATTCCGAATACGACCGGCTGTTTCGCGAACTGGTCGATCTCGAAGCCGCCCATCCCGAGTTGGTCACGGGCGACTCACCGACACAGCGGGTCGGTGCGCCGCCGCTGGCGGAACTCGCGAAGGTGCCGCATGAGAAACCGATGTTGAGCCTCGACTCGATTACCGATCAGGACGATGTCCGCGCGTTCGACAGCCGCATGAGGCGTGAATTAGAAACCGAACACCTCGTGTATACCGCCGAGCCGAAGTTTGACGGCCTGTCGGTCGAACTGGTCTACGACAACGGACGGTTCGTGCGGGGCGCCACGCGAGGCGACGGCATGATCGGCGAGGACGTCACGGTGAACCTCCGCACCATCCGCGCCCTGCCGTTGCAGCTCCATGCCGAGGGAGATCCCCCGACGCACCTGGTGATACGGGGTGAGGTCTACATGCGGCTGGACGAATTTCAGGCGCTCAATCGTCGGATGACCGAGCGCGGGGAAGAGGCCTTTGCCAACCCTCGCAATGCGGCGGCCGGTTCGTTACGCCAGCTGGACAGTGGGATCACGGCCTCTCGCCCCTTGACGCTGACATGCTACGACATTATGGCGCTTTCCGGTCAGGCGCCGCCGACGCATTGGGATGAACTGAACACCCTCTCCGCCTGGGGCCTTCCCGTCCCGGACCACCGACGCCGGTGTCGATCGATCGATGAGGTGTTGTCGTTTCATCAGAGCACCGACGCCATGCGGGATTCACTGCCGTTTGAGATTGACGGCGTCGTGGTCAAACTCGACCGGCGCGATTGGCAGCACCAACTCGGCAGTAAGTCGCGCAGTCCCCGTTGGGCCATCGCGTACAAGTTCGCACCCCGAAAAGAAATCACGGTCATCCAGGATATCGCCGTCTCAGTGGGGCGAACGGGAACCTTGACGCCCTTGGCCCTGCTGAGGCCGGTCGAGGTCGGCGGCGTGACGATCAGCCGAGCGACACTCCACAATGCCGACGAGGTGGCACGGAAAGATGTGCGCGTCGGCGACACCGTCAAGGTGGAGCGGGCCGGCGATGTCATCCCAGCCATCGCCGAACGGGTGCCGATTCCCGGAGAAGAGCGGCAGGCCCCATTCGTCATGCCCGATCATTGTCCTGTCTGCGGATCGGCTGTGGCGCGCGAAGGCGCTTATTTTTACTGCACCGGGCAGACCGTCTGTGTGGCGCAACTAAAAGGCGCCATCGAACACTTTGCTTCGAAGAGCGCGCTGAATATCGACGGGATGGGCAGAAAAACCGTCGCACAGCTCGTGGACGCGGGCATGGTCCGCGATCTGGCCGATCTGTATAGCCTCACCAAAGACCAGCTGCTCACGCTCGACGGCTTCGCCGACCGGTCCGCCACGCTGCTGATGGAGTCGATTGAGCGGAGCAAGTCGGTCACACTTGAGCGGGTCTTAATGGGGCTCGGCATTCGCCAGGTAGGACAGCATATTGCCAGGGTGCTGGCGAAACAGTTCGGCACACTTCCGCGACTGATGGCGGCCACTCAGGAAGAGTTTCTGCATGTCCGCGAAATCGGACCGGAGATTTCTGCCAGCCTCGCCTCGTTTTTCAGTGAAGCCCGCAACCGGGACGTGATCGACCGGCTCGTCGCGCTGGGGCTCACGATCACGCCACCCGCGGCCGAGAGCGGTGCCGACAGCCAAGCGCTGACAGGAAAAAGTTTTGTCTTCACCGGCGGGTTAGCAGGCTACAGCCGGGATCAAGCCAAACAGCTCGTCGAAGGGCGGGGCGGCCAGGTCTCGTCGAGTGTGAGCAAGAAAACGTCGTACGTCGTGGCGGGTGCCGATCCGGGATCGAAACTGGATCAGGCGCGGAAGCTGGGAGTGCCGGTGCTGACAGAGTCGGAGTTCAGCGCTCTCGTGACGCCTGTGTGACAGGGACGTGTTCCTCGACCGTCTGGTCGTGGAGCGTCGGATGCTTGTCTTCCTTGTAGATCTGCACGCTCTTGATGACTCGCGGATCCGCCTCATGGATGACGAGGCGGCAATTCGCAATATGCACTTCCTCGCCGACCTTTGGAATCCGCCCGAGTTCATGCTGGATTAACCCGCTGATGGTCACGGCGTCATCGCCTAAATCCACCTTCAAGAAGTCGTTGACCTTGCGCACTTCGGTGCGTCCGTGCACA
It includes:
- a CDS encoding AAA family ATPase, yielding MASSPQPAAARTLSIEGISLHLAQPMTMAQEWIGNREILKQLLACWLVIDERDLPLSPRITGQPGIGKTTLAMAGAQERKQDLYVFQCTADTRPEDLLITPVLAESGTISYHASPLVTAVLTGSICVLDEGNRMNEKSWASLAPLLDHRRCVESIIAGLLIKAHPDFRCCVTMNEDASTYEVPDYILSRLQPTLGMGFPTREDELAILRYHLPFAPADMLALTVEFLQEAHQLSLEYSVRDGIHLLQYALKRCAQDPAHPLAADAAWRESLIKVLGEEALDLPTQSRKRKRALGDQALPRGLGDFFFESDDPLHPGR
- a CDS encoding LysM peptidoglycan-binding domain-containing protein; protein product: MMTERDGYVKRAAVQSLGLLVLCSMGLSGCVMSEKYEAEKARSLNFQRLLAQEEKRSAELDNEVKRGRREMSEYEARNRELSAQVEAVRQQAAQIQEEAQAMKEASLLEKHAQEDMKRLTTIPSKAKKAAQAQKKDFAAAVDDALKGDVPADVSLDQAKDSTKDFLSRAEAALEPSSPAAAAEGATTHTVRAGDTLYRIGQKYHVGLEQLRKWNNMTNNTVVVGQKLVVSQP
- the ligA gene encoding NAD-dependent DNA ligase LigA, whose product is MPLSHVEQRLAALRQEIRHHDYLYYTKDRPEISDSEYDRLFRELVDLEAAHPELVTGDSPTQRVGAPPLAELAKVPHEKPMLSLDSITDQDDVRAFDSRMRRELETEHLVYTAEPKFDGLSVELVYDNGRFVRGATRGDGMIGEDVTVNLRTIRALPLQLHAEGDPPTHLVIRGEVYMRLDEFQALNRRMTERGEEAFANPRNAAAGSLRQLDSGITASRPLTLTCYDIMALSGQAPPTHWDELNTLSAWGLPVPDHRRRCRSIDEVLSFHQSTDAMRDSLPFEIDGVVVKLDRRDWQHQLGSKSRSPRWAIAYKFAPRKEITVIQDIAVSVGRTGTLTPLALLRPVEVGGVTISRATLHNADEVARKDVRVGDTVKVERAGDVIPAIAERVPIPGEERQAPFVMPDHCPVCGSAVAREGAYFYCTGQTVCVAQLKGAIEHFASKSALNIDGMGRKTVAQLVDAGMVRDLADLYSLTKDQLLTLDGFADRSATLLMESIERSKSVTLERVLMGLGIRQVGQHIARVLAKQFGTLPRLMAATQEEFLHVREIGPEISASLASFFSEARNRDVIDRLVALGLTITPPAAESGADSQALTGKSFVFTGGLAGYSRDQAKQLVEGRGGQVSSSVSKKTSYVVAGADPGSKLDQARKLGVPVLTESEFSALVTPV
- the trpE gene encoding anthranilate synthase component I, with protein sequence MAKQHYSLTLDEFRTLAADGNLIPLYREILADYETPVSAFAKIDHGATAYLLESVAGGENWARYSFLGSGSSAVIHEEQGDLVLTRGKKRLRIQSRGNPLERLRELMEEYRPVTVPGLPRFVGGAVGYLSYDMVRTFEDLPSLRKDSLGLPDFAFLLTDTLLIFDNVSQKIKVVANAYLESTKERDIREAYRHATARIEKMIARLKRPARQPRVKRRRKPITFTSNMNKADFEKMVMATKEYIRAGDIVQAVLSQRWETQIHTTPFQLYRALRVINPSPYMYYLRVGGVELVGSSPETLVRCEDGQISLRPIAGTRRRGKTPEEDQELARNLLADEKERAEHVMLVDLGRNDVGRVAARGSVKVDSLMQVERYSHVMHIVSQVTGQLEKGKSVYDVTRACFPAGTVSGAPKIRAMEIIEELEPTRRGPYAGAVGYFGFSGNMDMCINIRTVVIKGRQAYIQAGAGIVADSVPEHEYEETCNKARAMMKAIELAEQGLE
- the trpD gene encoding anthranilate phosphoribosyltransferase, which translates into the protein MIKDAIHKLAERADLTEPEAETVMGEIMDGSATPAQIAAYLMGLRMKGETVEEIAGSVLAMRARATRIRVRDMQLLDTCGTGGDGAHTFNISTTAAFVVAGAGLTVAKHGNRSVSSKSGSADVLAALGVAINLPSERVADCVNEVGIGFLFAPLYHSAMKQCAQPRQELGIRTLLNILGPLTNPAGARLQVVGVFDAKLTELLAKVLLHLGAQHCFVVHGMDGLDEITVTDRTRISEGKAGVVSSYAIDPSEFGLTRVRPKELVGGHAEENAAITRDIFRGRKGPKRDIVCLNAAPALVAGGKAKTLQDGFALAQHTIDSGAAMEKLDQLIDFTRKAS
- the pabA gene encoding aminodeoxychorismate/anthranilate synthase component II, producing the protein MLLMIDNYDSFTYNLVQYFGELGEEVVVYRNDKLSIPEIEVLKPARLVISPGPCTPNEAGISVEAIRHFGGKLPLLGVCLGHQSLAVAFGGEVIRAERLMHGKTSMVRHDGRTIFRDLPNPFEATRYHSLIVNRKNLPECFEISAETAEGEIMGMRHKTLGIEGVQFHPESILTTAGKELLRNFLKL